The following proteins come from a genomic window of Aspergillus oryzae RIB40 DNA, chromosome 4:
- a CDS encoding uncharacterized protein (predicted protein), with protein MGKRSRYVEGDLWTRIGQELNDGAMFPDSSSNKEDDEEVASDTQVGYKASALALRLSPQTPSIESYYPTKQHFRILWPIYLSNIRPVTMILHAPSEGEKLTKAVEGHGNTSRIAVTDVRNFDVCPHVCHGC; from the exons ATGGGAAAGCGGAGTCGTTACGTCGAGGGCGATCTGTGGACTAGGATAGGGCAAGAG CTAAATGATGGGGCCATGTTTCCAGACTCATCCTCTAAcaaagaggatgatgaagaagttgcATCTGACACACAGGTTGGGTACAAGGCAAGCGCACTCGCTCTCCGTCTCTCGCCGCAGACTCCTTCTATAGAATCGTACTACCCCACCAAGCAGCATTTTCGCATATTGTGGCCAATATACCTGTCCAACATCCGCCCCGTCACAATGATCTTGCACGCGCCCTCTGAGGGCGAGAAACTGACGAAAGCCGTTGAGGGTCACGGAAACACGTCGAGAATTGCAGTCACTGATGTTCGCAATTTTGATGTGTGCCCTCACGTCTGTCACGGATGCTGA
- the nbp35 gene encoding Fe-S cluster-binding ATPase (predicted ATPase, nucleotide-binding): MSPSLVAPEPEHCPGPESEQAGQGDACAGCPNQQICASTPKGPDPDIPIIRERLSQVRHKILVLSGKGGVGKSTFSSLLAHAFSANPDSMVGLMDTDITGPSIPKLMGVESETIHVSNAGWSPVWVTDNLGAMSVQFMLPNRDDAVIWRGPKKNGLIKQFLKDVDWGELDYLIIDTPPGTSDEHLSVNSLLKDSGVDGAVVVTTPQEVSLLDVRKEIDFCRKAGIRVLGLVENMSGFVCKNCNTESQIFRATTGGGKRLAKKMGIPFLGAVPLDPRIGMACDYGESFVDGFPDSPAAKAIKQVVRAVGQLVGEDPDTVLPDDTAE; encoded by the exons ATGTCGCCGAGTCTAGTTGCTCCGGAGCCAG AGCACTGCCCTGGCCCTGAGTCGGAGCAGGCAGGTCAAGGTGATGCCTGCGCGGGATGCCCCAATCAACAGATCTGTGCCTCTACCCCGAAAGGTCCCGATCCCGATATCCCAATTATCCGAGAGAGACTCTCCCAGGTCCGACACAAAATCCTTGTACTATCCGGAAAAGGCGGGGTAGGCAAATCgaccttttcctctctcctcgcGCATGCGTTTTCAGCGAATCCTGACTCGATGGTTGGCTTGATGGACACTGATATCACTGGACCTTCAATACCAAAGCTCATGGGGGTGGAATCGGAGACAATTCACGTGAGCAACGCAGGCTGGAGTCCGGTGTGGGTGACAGACAACCTAGGCGCAATGAGCGTGCAGTTCATGCTACCCAATAGGGATGATGCAGTGATTTGGAGAGggccaaagaagaatggtCTGATCAAACAGTTCCTGAAGGATGTGGACTGGGGTGAGCTGGACTATCTTATTATCGACACGCCACCGGGCACCTCGGATGAGCATCTATCCGTCAACTCTCTCCTGAAGGACTCCGGAGTCGACGGTGCTGTCGTTGTCACTACACCACAGGAGGTATCTCTATTAGATGTTAGGAAAGAGATCGACTTCTGCCGCAAGGCTGGTATTCGAGTTTTGGGGTTAGTTGAGAACATGAGTGGCTTTGTCTGTAAGAACTGCAACACCGAAAGCCAGATTTTCCGGGCCACGACGGGCGGTGGTAAGCGGTtagcgaagaagatgggcATCCCGTTCCTAGGGGCGGTTCCTCTCGACCCTAGGATCGGAATGGCCTGTGACTACGGCGAAAGCTTTGTAGATGGCTTCCCAGATAGCCCGGCGGCAAAGGCAATCAAACAGGTGGTGCGCGCGGTCGGACAGTTGGTTGGAGAAGACCCTGATACTGTGCTACCGGATGATACAGCAGAGTGA
- a CDS encoding pepsin-like aspartic protease (aspartyl protease) — translation MRFLLSFLITLSIACGVLSLPSGSKSQLKGRSFKVERVRRGNEPVHGPTALRRAYEKFGIVPTDLGIDLDDFEPIMTKHAVVEKKDVTEPDQKGAVSASSVLGDAAFVSPVIIGGQKVVLNFDTGSADFWVMNTELPAEAQKGRTVYNPSNSSTFKKMEGATFNISYGDASYAYGGVGTDTVNVGGAIVKDQAIGIPDTVSSAFIEDTTSNGLVGLGFSSLNTVKPKQQKTFFDNIADSLQEPVMTASLKANGVGEYEFGILDHDKYQGDIANVSVDSSKGFWQFELAKFAVADGDIQTIKENPTAIADTGTSLMLLSQEVVDAYYAKIEGAIYASSASGYIYPCNASLPSISVAIGSNHLATVPGNLINFSEVGINKTTGGKVCFGGVQSNQGSSMQILGDVFLKAFFVVFDLRGPSLGVASPK, via the exons ATGAGATttcttctgtctttcctGATTACCTTGTCGATCGCCTGTGGTGTGCTTTCACTTCCATCGGGCTCAAAGTCTCAACTCAAAGGCAGGTCCTTTAAGGTTGAGCGGGTACGACGCGGAAATGAGCCTGTCCATGGCCCAACTGCTTTGCGCAGAGCATACGAGAAATTCGGCATTGTCCCAACGGACCTTGGAATCGATCTGGATGATTTCGAACCCATAATGACGAAACATGCTGTCgttgagaagaaagatgTCACCGAGCCGGACCAAAAAGGTGCTGTTAGTGCTTCCTCGGTCCTGGGGGATGCTGCATTTGTCTCTCCTGTCATCATCGGCGGTCAAAAAGTTGTCCTGAACTTTGACACCGGCTCTGCTGACTT TTGGGTGATGAATACGGAGCTCCCAGCAGAAGCTCAAAAGGGTCGTACAGTGTATAACccttccaactcttccacGTTTAAGAAAATGGAGGGAGCTACTTTCAACATCTCTTATGGTGATGCCTCGTATGCGTACGGTGGCGTGGGTACGGACACTGTCAACGTGGGGGGTGCCATTGTCAAAGACCAAGCCATTGGCATTCCGGATACGGTATCCAGCGCGTTCATTGAAGACACCACCTCAAACGGTTTAGTGGGACTGGGATTCTCATCTCTCAATACCGTCAAGCCTAAGCAGCAGAAAACCTTCTTCGACAACATCGCCGACAGTTTGCAGGAGCCTGTTATGACTGCGTCCCTCAAAGCCAACGGCGTTGGCGAGTACGAATTCGGCATACTCGATCACGACAAATACCAGGGCGACATTGCGAACGTGAGCGTGGACTCCTCTAAGGGATTTTGGCAGTTCGAATTGGCGAAGTTTGCTGTTGCGGATGGAGATATACAAACCATCAAAGAGAATCCTACGGCTATTGCGGACACTGGAACCTCGCTTATGCTGCTCAGCCAAGAAGTGGTGGACGCTTACTATGCAAAGATTGAAGGTGCGATTTATGCTAGCAGTGCCAGCGGTTACATTTATCCCTGCAATGCCTCGCTGCCGAGTATTTCAGTTGCAATAGGATCCAACCATCTGGCGACAGTTCCAGGCAATCTGATCAATTTCTCCGAGGTTGGTATCAACAAGACGACCGGTGGAAAGG TTTGCTTCGGAGGCGTTCAATCTAACCAAGGTTCCTCAATGCAAATCCTTGGAGATGTGTTCCTGAAGGCCTTCTTTGTGGTATTCGACTTACGGGGACCTTCGCTGGGAGTTGCATCCCCCAAATAG
- a CDS encoding putative cofactor for methionyl- and glutamyl-tRNA synthetases (tRNA-binding protein) produces MAINSAPESSLLSLIYRSYPTAVSPDATETDLLTVSPKIFPQTTFSAPEEADIKQWLGTISGLQAALTKDEKPVITTILGQLNGHLATRTTILGSKPSVADIAAYALLAPVVEKWSPEERTGEQGYHHIVRYIDFVQNSRLFALRIPEEEKIAIDVNDVRFVPKPVDAKEEKERKKKEKAAAQNAGAPAESKPLVVGKGKPEAPKEGAAPAAEGKPKEKKEKKEKQPKAKPAPAPAAPPSPCAIDLRVGHILRAINHPNADSLYVSTIDCGDAPGTDNTSLDEATGKTVRTVCSGLNGLIPLEEMQGRKIVAVCNLKPVTMRGIKSAAMVLAASPRVAEGEDSHAGPVELVSPPADAPAGSRVYFEGWNDAEPEKVLNPKKKVWETYQPGFTTTDDLEVAFEASAVPAVQGQEGKPALGKLVTQGGVCTVKSLKGATVR; encoded by the coding sequence ATGGCCATCAACTCCGCTCCAGAGTCctccctcctttccctcataTACCGCTCTTACCCCACCGCTGTCTCTCCCGATGCCACAGAGACCGACCTCTTGACCGTCTCGCCCAAGATTTTCCCTCAGACCACCTTCTCCGCCCCGGAAGAAGCCGACATCAAGCAATGGCTGGGAACGATCTCGGGTCTCCAGGCTGCTCTtaccaaggatgagaagcccGTCATCACAACCATCCTCGGACAGCTGAATGGTCACTTGGCTACGCGGACCACCATTCTCGGGTCAAAGCCCTCCGTTGCTGATATCGCGGCGTACGCTCTCCTGGCCCCTGTAGTAGAGAAATGGAGCCCGGAGGAGCGCACTGGCGAGCAGGGCTACCACCACATTGTGCGTTACATTGATTTCGTGCAGAACAGCCGGTTGTTCGCACTTCGGATCcccgaggaggaaaagattgCCATCGATGTGAATGATGTGCGCTTTGTGCCCAAGCCTGTGGACGctaaggaagagaaggagcgcaagaagaaggagaaggctgctgCCCAGAACGCCGGCGCTCCGGCCGAGAGCAAGCCCCTCGTTGTTGGAAAGGGTAAGCCCGAGGCTCCTAAGGAGGGAGCAGCCCCCGCAGCTGAGGGCAAGcccaaggagaagaaggagaagaaggagaagcagcCTAAGGCTAAGCCTGCTCCCGCTCCCGCTGCTCCCCCGTCTCCATGCGCCATCGACCTCCGTGTCGGCCACATTCTTCGCGCTATCAACCACCCCAATGCCGACTCCCTCTACGTTTCGACTATTGACTGCGGTGATGCCCCCGGCACCGATAACACTTCTTTGGATGAGGCCACTGGCAAGACTGTTCGTACCGTGTGCTCGGGTCTGAACGGACTTATTCCCCTGGAGGAAATGCAGGGCCGTAAGATCGTCGCCGTCTGCAACCTTAAGCCTGTCACAATGCGTGGAATCAAGTCCGCAGCTATGGTTCTCGCAGCCTCTCCCCGTGTCGCGGAAGGTGAAGACTCCCATGCCGGTCCCGTTGAGCTCGTCTCTCCTCCTGCTGATGCCCCTGCCGGATCTCGGGTGTACTTCGAGGGCTGGAACGACGCCGAGCCCGAGAAGGTGCTcaaccccaagaagaaggtctgGGAGACCTACCAGCCCGGATTCACAACTACCGATGATCTCGAGGTTGCCTTCGAGGCTAGCGCTGTTCCTGCTGTGCAGGGCCAGGAAGGCAAGCCTGCCTTGGGCAAACTGGTTACCCAGGGAGGTGTTTGCACTGtcaagagcttgaagggAGCTACCGTTCGGTAA
- a CDS encoding 2,3-butanediol dehydrogenase (threonine dehydrogenase and related Zn-dependent dehydrogenases) — translation MFASPTPGSFPPIRPSFVGICGSDLHEYLSGPSTVPETPHPITNATLPVTLGHEFSGTIEEVGADVTRVKVGDRVAVKPNLYDGTCARCVQGRVNCCRNLGFIGYSSNAGGLSDHVVVDEERARLLPEEIPLDIGALVEPLTVAWHAVTRSPVATARTALVVGGGPIGLAVVQVLQAHGVESIVVAEVSAQRRRFAATLGATDVLDPRAEDIEAKVRSLSGDAGADIAFECSGVQAGFDSALKGVRARGTVTVVSLWEEKPVIDAWELVGSEKHIIGSAIFDGDDFEAVIDAIASGMWAVLPCLLFRVSFG, via the exons ATGTTTGCGTCCCCAACCCCCGGTTCCTTTCCCCCT ATCCGACCTTCTTTCGTTGGAATTTGCGGAAGCG ATCTCCACGAATACCTCTCCGGCCCATCAACCGTGCCCGAAACCCCACACCCAATCACCAACGCCACTCTCCCCGTAACACTAGGCCACGAGTTCAGCGGCACAATCGAGGAAGTCGGGGCAGACGTCACGCGAGTGAAAGTCGGGGATCGCGTGGCTGTCAAGCCGAACCTGTATGACGGGACTTGTGCTCGCTGCGTACAAGGGAGGGTGAACTGTTGTCGGAATCTGGGGTTTATTGGGTATAGCA GTAATGCTGGGGGTCTATCGGATCATGTCGTGGTGGATGAGGAACGGGCAAGACTGTTACCGGAAGAGATCCCGCTTGATATCGGAG CCCTCGTCGAACCTCTCACCGTAGCCTGGCACGCCGTGACCCGCAGCCCCGTGGCAACAGCTCGCACCGCCCTCGTCGTCGGTGGAGGGCCCATCGGACTCGCCGTGGTACAGGTACTTCAAGCCCACGGCGTCGAATCCATAGTAGTAGCCGAGGTATCAGCGCAGCGACGACGATTCGCCGCAACCCTAGGCGCCACGGACGTGCTAGACCCTCGAGCAGAAGACATCGAGGCGAAAGTGCGCTCGCTGTCGGGCGATGCGGGTGCGGACATCGCCTTCGAATGCTCCGGGGTGCAGGCCGGATTTGATTCTGCACTGAAGGGAGTCCGAGCCCGGGGCACGGTGACGGTAGTGTCACTGTGGGAGGAGAAGCCGGTGATTGATGCGTGGGAGCTGGTTGGGTCGGAGAAGCATATCATCGGGTCGGCGATTTTCGATGGTGACGATTTTGAGGCTGTTATTGATGCCATCGCTTCAGGTATGTGGGCAGTATTGCCATGTTTGCTTTTCCGCGTTTCTTTTGGTTAG
- a CDS encoding glycosyltransferase family protein (predicted protein), whose product MATPLSGTAIITGGNGSLGSSIAIAIAKAHPFVHLLLLARDIRSDSVKELRDKIRLIGPRSIEVARVDLTSFNSVVSFTENTVERVQNKEIPPVTLLVNCAAVASYVADQVTRDGFDPVYQTNCIAPFLLTIGLLEAFRAGDGTPNGGARVINVGCSSMSKGSLDYFDKHDFGNQQPGTPLSSKEGNARFGSSKLIMSAAMYALRRSLVLKGKIPLNIYTLDPGGLTGESHLTENAPRSVRMAHQTRSGLRPFLRVFSKSAMNNPSVPAKIITKVAFQRDTVEQWGRERYYILDNDYEAGSVLPVLRDPRKMEALLKKLMGQIEIGVKGMGSPQSRISRIN is encoded by the exons ATGGCGACTCCGCTTTCTGGGACAGCGATTATCACGGGAGGAAATGGGTCGCTTGGATCTTCAAtagccatcgccatcgccaaAGCGCATCCTTTTGTGCATCTTTTACTACTGGCACGGGATATCCGCTCCGATAGCGTCAAAGAACTGAGAGACAAGATCCGGTTGATCGGACCCCGGTCGATTGAAGTAGCAAGAGTGGACCTGACAAGTTTCAACTCCGTCGTCAGCTTTACAGAGAATACAGTGGAAAGGGTCCAAAATAAAGAGATCCCTCCAGTGACACTGCTCGTAAACTGCGCTGCTGTTGCGTCCTACGTCGCCGACCAAGTAACACGAGATGGGTTTGATCCTGTCTACCAGACCAACTGTATTGCTCCGTTCCTCTTGACCATCGGTTTGCTGGAGGCGTTCCGTGCAGGCGATGGAACACCGAACGGCGGAGCGAGGGTGATCAATGTTGGTTGCTCATCCATGTCGAAAGGGTCTTTGGATTACTTCGACAAACATGACTTTGGAAATCAACAACCGGGGACACCATTGTCCTCGAAGGAAGGGAATGCCCGCTTTGGAAGTAGCAAACTAATCATGAGCGCGGCCATGTACGCCTTGCGCCGGAGTCTGGTACTC AAAGGCAAAATTCCCTTAAACATATATACACTGGATCCCGGTGGATTGACGGGAGAGAGCCATTTAACAGAGAACGCCCCTCGGTCGGTTCGAATGGCACACCAGACGCGGTCTGGACTCCGGCCATTCCTGCGAGTGTTCTCTAAAAGTGCCATGAATAACCCTAGTGTTCCAGCCAAGATAATCACGAAAGTCGCATTCCAGAGAGATACTGTGGAGCAATGGGGACGGGAGCGATATTATATCTTGGACAACGACTACGAGGCCGGATCCGTCCTTCCGGTGCTTCGAGACCCGCGAAAAATGGAGGCGTTGCTTAAGAAGCTGATGGGACAAATTGAGATTGGTGTCAAGGGCATGGGGTCTCCCCAGTCCAGGATATCACGCATCAATTAA
- a CDS encoding uncharacterized protein (predicted protein) codes for MGDFQPRSQPALRRRRQLIQRLFLIGSVSLLLLVLIFPSWRATILPVVSLGLLSSTEDLQLQTVRYYDLSAVQGTADGWEKEERVLMCTPLRDASSHLPMFFSHLRNLTYPHHLIDLAFLVSDSKDNTLEMLSSMLGELQADSDPHMPFGEISVIHKDFGQKVTQDVESRHGFAAQAGRRKLMAQARNWLLSATLRPTHSWVYWRDADVETAPFTIIEDLMRHDKDVIVPNVWRPLPDWLGGEQPYDLNSWQESETALALAETLDEDAVIVEGYAEYATWRPHLAYLRDPYGDPDMEMELDGVGGVSILAKAKVFRAGVHFPAFSFEKHAETEAFGKMAKRMGFSVVGLPHYTIWHLYEPSVDDLRHMEEMEQERKAREKEEKEQAERSERVNTLFQDAKTESEIDNAFVRDDMETKGKEQKASEDSKKPEAESVEEMKADKSSKAPEQEEQKAPEPLKNKNLKDAEEVSAVKPAKE; via the exons ATGGGCGA CTTTCAACCGCGTTCACAACCTGCTCTGCGACGACGAAGACAACTTATCCAACGGCTATTCCTGATAGGCAGCGTCTCTTTATTGCTCCTAGTCCTaattttcccttcctggAGAGCCACGATTCTACCAGTCGTATcccttgggcttctttcttccacggAAGACTTACAATTACAAACCGTACGATATTATGATCTGTCAGCTGTTCAGGGCACTGCAGATGGatgggagaaagaggagcGTGTGCTCATGTGCACACCTCTTAGGGATGCCTCGTCCCACCTGCCGATGTTCTTTTCGCATCTCCGGAACCTCACATATCCTCACCACTTAATCGACTTGGCGTTTCTGGTCTCGGATTCGAAGGATAACACGCTAGAAATGTTATCCAGCATGCTTGGGGAGCTTCAAGCCGATTCTGATCCGCACATGCCGTTTGGTGAAATCTCGGTTATCCATAAGGATTTCGGACAGAAGGTGACGCAGGATGTCGAGAGTAGACATGGGTTCGCTGCGCAAGCTGGGCGGAGAAAGTTGATGGCCCAGGCGAGGAATTGGCTGTTGAGTGCTACACTTCGGCCCACCCACAGCTGGGTCTATTGGAGAGATGCCGATGTAGAAACGGCGCCATTTACCATCATAGAAGACCTAATGAGACATGATAAGGATGTCATTGTACCAA ATGTCTGGCGGCCGCTCCCTGACTGGTTGGGCGGGGAGCAGCCGTACGATTTGAACTCCTGGCAGGAATCGGAAACTGCACTGGCCCTGGCAGAGACGCTGGACGAGGATGCGGTTATTGTTGAAGGATATGCTGAGTATGCGACGTGGCGGCCTCATCTTGCCTACCTTCGAGACCCATACGGTGATCCTGATATGGAGATGGAGCTCGATGGCGTTGGCGGTGTTAGTATCCTTGCAAAGGCAAAGGTCTTCCGTGCTGGAGTTCATTTCCCAGCGTTCAGTTTCGAAAAGCATGCCGAGACTGAAGCATTCGGCAAG ATGGCCAAACGCATGGGGTTCTCCGTTGTGGGTCTCCCACATTATACCATCTGGCATCTTTACGAGCCTAGTGTCGACGATCTTCGGCAcatggaggaaatggagCAAGAGCGCAAGGCTCgcgaaaaggaagagaaggaacaaGCTGAGCGGTCAGAGCGCGTTAACACTCTGTTCCAGGATGCTAAAACAGAATCGGAAATCGATAACGCTTTTGTTCGCGACGATATGGAAACTAAAGGAAAGGAGCAGAAAGCCTCGGAAGACTCGAAGAAGCCGGAAGCCGAAAgtgttgaagaaatgaaggcAGATAAATCCTCAAAAGCCccagaacaagaagaacagaaagcTCCAGAGCCtctgaagaacaaaaaccTGAAAGATGCTGAAGAAGTATCTGCAGTAAAGCCGGCTAAGGAATAG
- a CDS encoding lipoyl domain-containing protein (predicted protein), giving the protein MAFQPLKRSHNLYKSVLQFHRPRRCIANSPTSLCYQEPYRFTSFSSYNPFRPFSISAQRFNSKATVHIDTLGGESIDEAKLQSFNRKVGDYVKQDDVLAVIETEKVALEVYAPETGVIQQVFVEEGDTVTIGQAIAEITIKSKPGDGKE; this is encoded by the coding sequence ATGGCATTTCAACCATTGAAGAGATCGCATAATCTCTACAAATCAGTACTTCAGTTTCACCGCCCCCGAAGATGCATTGCAAACAGTCCAACTAGTCTTTGCTATCAAGAACCATATCGCTTTacatccttctcttcataCAACCCCTTTCGGCCCTTCAGCATCTCCGCCCAACGATTTAATTCTAAAGCCACGGTTCATATTGACACACTGGGTGGGGAGTCCATAGACGAGGCAAAGCTGCAGTCGTTCAACCGCAAAGTGGGAGATTATGTGAAACAGGACGATGTGCTAGCAGTCATTGAAACCGAGAAAGTTGCTTTGGAAGTATATGCTCCCGAGACGGGTGTTATACAACAAGTCtttgttgaagaaggggaTACCGTTACTATCGGTCAAGCTATTGCTGAGATTACCATTAAATCTAAGCCTGGCGATGGCAAGGAATAA